In Deltaproteobacteria bacterium, the genomic stretch GCAGTCGCCCTCGGTGACCGACCCGAGCATCGAGCAGAAGATGGAGCTGGTGCGGCTGATGGACCGCCTCGGCATCCACGTGGTGAACCTCGGGCTGCCCGGCGCCGGCGCTCGTGCACAGCACGACGTCGAGCTGCTCGCGCGCTTCATCGTCGAGGAGAAGCTGCGCATCCAGCCCAACTGCGCGGCGCGCACGATGGAGGCCGACATCCGCCCGATCGTGGACATCTCGCAGCGGGTCGGCGTGCCGATCGAGGTGACCGCGTTCATCGGCTCGAGCCCGATCCGCGCGTGGGCCGAGAACTGGGAGCTCTCGCGGCTCGAGGGCCTGACGCGCGACGCGATGAAGTTCACCGTGAAGCACGGCCTGCCGGCGTCATTCGTGACCGAGGACACCACGCGCGCGCATCCGCAAACGCTCGATGTGCTGTTCCGGACCGCCATCGATCACGGCGCGACGCGGCTGGTGCTGTGCGACACCTGCGGCCACGCGACGCCGGACGGCGTGCGCAACCTGTTGAACTTCACCCGCAGCCTGCTGCGGGCCGTGGGCGCCGAAGATCGCGTCGAGCTCGACTGGCACGGTCACAACGATCGTGGGCACGCACTGCCGTTGGCGCTGTTCGCCCTCGAGTACGGCGTCGATCGAGCGCACGGCTGTGGGCTCGGCATCGGCGAGCGCGTCGGCAACACCTCGATGGACCTGTTGTTGCTCAACCTCTACCTGCTCGGGCAGCTCGACCCGGCGCAGCACGACCTGTCGTGCCTGGTCGAGTACGTGACCAAGGTCAGCGAGTACACCGGCGTGCCGATCCACCCCGCCTATCCGCTGTCGGGCCGCGACGCGTTTCGCACCGCGACCGGGGTGCATGCGGCCGCGGTCATCAAGGCCGAGGCCAAGGGTGACTTCGACCTCGCCGACCGCGTGTATTCGGCGGTGCCCGCCCGCGTGTTCGGGCGTCAGCAAGAGATCGAGATCGGTCACTACAGCGGCCGCAGCAACGTCGTGCACTGGTTGAAGGCCCGCGGCATCGACCCCGCCGATGCGGTGGTCGATCGCGTCTTCGCGGCCGCCAAGGCCAGCAACCGCACGCTCGAGGAGCACGAGGTGCTCGCGCTGGTCGGCGGCGGCTGACGCCTTCGGGGCATCGCATGGCCGCGGACGGCTTCCTCCAACGCGCCGCTGCGCTGCCGCGGCTCGGCCTCGGCCTCAGCACCGAGTACGGCGCCAGTCGTGCCGATGGTGCGCTCGATCCGAACGCGATGCGCCGCGAGCACCCCGAGCTCGCGCGCTTCCTCGAGGTCGGCGTCGAGATCGCCAAGGGCCTCGACGACGACGCGCGCACGTGGGCCGAGAGCGGCGCGGCGACGACGTACCACTTCCTCGACATCAACCTCGACGATCCGGCCGACTTCGACGACGCGTGGCTCGCCGACGTGCGTGCGTGCGCCGCCACGCTGCGCCCGGCGTGGCTGTGCGGCGATGCGGGGCTGTGGCACTTCGGCGCCCGCGATCGTGGACAGATGTTGTTGTTGCCCCCGGTGCTCGAGCCCGAGGCCGTGGGGCCGATGGCCGCGGGCATCGTGCGCCTGCGCGATGCGATCGGCCTCGAGGTGCTGCCCGAGAACCCGCCGTGCACGCACTTCGTCGGGCGCATGCACCTGCTCGAGTTCTTCGCCGCGGTCGCCGAGCAGGCCGACACCGGTCTGCTCGTCGATTGTGCGCACCTGGGTATGTTCCAGCGCATCCGCGGGCACGGCTTGCTCGACGGCTTCGACGCGCTGCCGTGGGATCGCGTGATCGAGGTCCACGTCGCGGGTGGCCGCGAGCGCAGCCACGACGGCTACGCATGGGTCGACGACGATCACGGCCCGACGATCCTGGACGACACCTGGACGCTGCTGGACGAGGTGCTCGCGCGCGCGAGCAACCTGCGCGCGTTGGTGGTCGAGTGCGAGCGCAACCCGCTGCCCCGCGCGGCGGCGATGCTGCGCGAGGTGGGCGAGCGGTGGCGGTGATCGACCCGGAGCGGCTCGATCCGCACCTCGTGCAGTCGAGCCTGGTCGCGATGCTGTTCGATCCGGAGCACGCCGCGAGCCTGGCGTGCGGCTGCCCCGAGATGGCGCTCTCGGTTCGCGAGCAGGCGCTGCTGCAGGCGATCGATCCGCGTGCGCTCGCGGTCGACGCGTTCCGTCGCGGCCGCGCGCTCGCGGCCCTCGTCGACGAGTATCCCGTGACCATCGCGCTGCACGGACCGACGCGCTGCCAGGCGTTCTTCGCCAGCCCGCGCTTTCGTCGATCGATCGTCCTGCGCGAGCGCATGGCGTTGGCGTTCGGCGCGTGGATCGGCGAGCGCGAGCGCGGCATCGGTGTGCTCGAGACCGCGATGGCGACGGTACGACGCGCGACGCCACCTCGCGCCCTCGGCCTCGTCTGCGCGCCGCGCGTGCGCGCGTGCGTGCTGCCCGAGGGCACGCTGCGGTTTCACGCCGAGGCGCGTGCGCGACTGGGCCCCGACCCTGCCGCCACGATCGCCGCCGGTGCACCGAAGCTCGGCTCGCCCCCGCGACGCGGCAGCGAGCACGTCATCGTCGAAGCGAAGCCTGATGGCTCGATCGACGTTGGCACCGCCTCGGCGGCGCTGGTGCGGCTGCTGCAGTTCGCCGAGCGGGAGCGGTCGCACGCCGAGCTGGCTGCCCATGCGGTGCGGTGCGGCGCCGAGGCCGACGAGGCCGACGCGCTGCTCGACGATCTGTGCGCGCAGGGCCTGCTCGCGGGTCGCTAAGTACCTCGACACAGCGATAGTGACGGGCCATAACACCGCCCTGACCGCGCCTCGCTGCGTTGCCGCACCTTGAAATACGCCCGGTATTCCGGCGGCACGGCGCCTTGCGGAGTCGCGGCCATGACGGCGTTCTGACCCATCACTATCGCTGTGTCGAGGTACTAGCGGCCGCATGGCCACGCCGGCGTGGGCTGCAACGTCGCCCCGCGCTGGGCCGACGTGGGTGCCCGCATGCGATCCATCCGACGCACCTTCCTCTCGCTTGTCCTCCCCGCCATCGGCCTCGGGGCGTGCGAAGTCACCGAGTCGAACCCGTACTTGCAAAACGGCGACGACGAGACCGGTGCCGCGGCCGACTCCGCCGGCGAGTCCGGCAGCGGCACCACCGGAGACCCCACGACCGGCGATGCGCCGACGACCGGCACCGACCCGACCGACGCTGACCCGACCACGGGTGACGACGGGCCGTGCTCGGGCGCCTGCATCCCCGAGCCCGCCGCACCCGATGGCTGGCAAGGTCCCGTCCGCCTGGCGACCGGCGAAGGTGACGAAGCACCGACGTGCAGCGGTGCGTGGCGCGACGTGCAGGCGCTCGCCTACGACGGCATCGAGGGCGCGCCAGCCGAGTGCAGCTGCAGCTGCGATGCGTCCGCGGTGCAGTGCCCGACCGAATTGACGTTGGAGCAGCGCGCCGACACCCCCGGCGATTGTCACGATTCGACGCTCATCCACACGGTCACCGTCGAGCCAGGCTGCAACCTCATCAGCAGGTACGAATCGACGGTCTGGCTCCTTCGTACACCCGAGCCAGAGGGCGGATGCGTCCCGGTCGAGGGCTCCGCCGTCCCCGAACCTGAATTCGGACGATCCCATGCATTGTGCGGGCCCAGCGAGGGCGCCACCGGCAGCTGCGACGAGGGCACGACGTGCCACGCTGCGCCCCCGGAGGATGACGCGCCGATCTGCATCTGGCAGGCCGGCGACCTCACCTGCCCTCCAGGCGGCTACAGCGCTCGACATCGCTTCGACACCACGTACTCGGATGGCCGCGGCTGCACCGAGTGCACCTGCGGACCACTCGCTGCGAGCTGTGAGGTCGGGAGTCTGGTCGGGTACCCCTACTCCACTGCATGCGGCAGTTCCGTGGTGCAGCTCGACCTCAACGAAGAAGGGTGTGTCCCGGCGCCCGGCGGCATCGGCAGCGTGGACTACCCCGTCGGATCGATCCCCAACCTCGTGGGGGGCAGCTGCGATCCCACCGCGTCGGTGCCGACCGGTGAGCTCGAGGTCACCGGCCACATCACCGTTTGCTGCCTCGAGTAGCCCGCACGCGCGACGCG encodes the following:
- a CDS encoding 2-isopropylmalate synthase, encoding MSVPTDSAALVYDWNEKDRHGPLLRKPPRFVDESIRDGLQSPSVTDPSIEQKMELVRLMDRLGIHVVNLGLPGAGARAQHDVELLARFIVEEKLRIQPNCAARTMEADIRPIVDISQRVGVPIEVTAFIGSSPIRAWAENWELSRLEGLTRDAMKFTVKHGLPASFVTEDTTRAHPQTLDVLFRTAIDHGATRLVLCDTCGHATPDGVRNLLNFTRSLLRAVGAEDRVELDWHGHNDRGHALPLALFALEYGVDRAHGCGLGIGERVGNTSMDLLLLNLYLLGQLDPAQHDLSCLVEYVTKVSEYTGVPIHPAYPLSGRDAFRTATGVHAAAVIKAEAKGDFDLADRVYSAVPARVFGRQQEIEIGHYSGRSNVVHWLKARGIDPADAVVDRVFAAAKASNRTLEEHEVLALVGGG
- a CDS encoding DUF692 family protein is translated as MAADGFLQRAAALPRLGLGLSTEYGASRADGALDPNAMRREHPELARFLEVGVEIAKGLDDDARTWAESGAATTYHFLDINLDDPADFDDAWLADVRACAATLRPAWLCGDAGLWHFGARDRGQMLLLPPVLEPEAVGPMAAGIVRLRDAIGLEVLPENPPCTHFVGRMHLLEFFAAVAEQADTGLLVDCAHLGMFQRIRGHGLLDGFDALPWDRVIEVHVAGGRERSHDGYAWVDDDHGPTILDDTWTLLDEVLARASNLRALVVECERNPLPRAAAMLREVGERWR